From the genome of Vicia villosa cultivar HV-30 ecotype Madison, WI linkage group LG2, Vvil1.0, whole genome shotgun sequence, one region includes:
- the LOC131651256 gene encoding DNA polymerase lambda isoform X2, with product MLRVLQYQWLEESLKSGEKLSEDLYVLNLDPQGEGINEHDKSLDSKSTDGSISSEPQQLQNKKIKVSSDDTEVVNLYSNRDKKENAPLSSTSTTNSHGENESLNNTERRSQHLDAENENEASSLPYCPPDLNKNITEIFGKLVNIYRALGEDRRSFSYYKAISVIEKLSFKIESADQIKNLPSIGKSMKEHIQEIITTGKLSKLEHFETDEKVQTISLFGEVWGVGPATALKLYDKGYRTLDDLRNDDSLTNAQKLGLKYFDDIRQRIPRHEVQEMERILQKVGEDILPGAIIICGGSYRRGKATCGDIDIIITHPDGTSHKGFLLKFVKRLKDMNFLREDLIFSTHSEKGDDSGVDTYFGFCTYPGRELRHRIDLKVYPRDIYAFGLVAWTGNDVLNRRLRLQAESKGFRLDDTGLFPAIQGSGGKRGTKGTANMKLYTEREVFDFLGFPWLEPHERNL from the exons ATGTTG AGAGTTCTCCAATATCAATGGCTGGAGGAAAGTTTGAAGTCAGGGGAGAAATTATCTGAGGATCTGTATGTACTGAATTTGGATCCTCAAGGGGAAGGTATCAATGAACATGACAAGTCTTTGGATTCCAAGTCAACTGATGGGAGCATTTCTAGCGAACCTCAACAATTACAAAATAAGAAGATCAAAGTATCTTCTGATGATACCGAAGTCGTAAACCTTTATAGTAACAGAGATAAAAAAGAAAATGCACCACTTTCATCAACAAGCACGACAAACAGTCACGGTGAAAATGAGAGTTTAAATAACACTGAGAGAAGATCACAACACCTTGATGCTGAAAATGAAAATGAGGCA TCGTCCTTGCCGTACTGTCCACCTGATCTAAACAAGAACATCACAGAGATATTTGGGAAACTTGTGAATATATATAGAG CATTGGGGGAGGACCGGAGATCGTTTAGCTATTACAAAGCTATTTCGGTGATTGAGAAGTTGTCATTTAAAATTGAAAGTGCAGATCAGATAAAAAACCTCCCGTCAATTGGAAAATCAATGAAGGAACAT ATTCAGGAGATAATCACTACTGGGAAGTTATCGAAATTGGAACACTTTGAAACTGATGAAAAG GTGCAAACAATATCTTTATTTGGAGAAGTTTGGGGTGTAGGCCCAGCCACAGCTCTGAAATTGTATGACAAAGGGTACCGTACATTAGATGATCTTAGGAATGATGATTCACTTACAAATGCACAGAAGTTAGGATTGAAATACTTTGATGATATCAGGCAACGGATTCCACGCCATGAG GTTCAAGAGATGGAACGCATTTTGCAGAAAGTTGGGGAGGATATTTTACCTGGG GCTATCATTATTTGTGGAGGATCATATCGACGCGGGAAAGCTACCTGTGGGGACATTGATATCATTATAACACATCCTGATGGAACAAG TCACAAAGGATTTTTGCTCAAGTTTGTCAAGCGTTTAAAGGATATGAATTTCCTGAGGGAAGATTTAATTTTTAGTACTCATAGTGAAAAG GGCGATGATTCTGGTGTTGACACATACTTTGGTTTTTGCACTTATCCTGGACGGGAGTTGCGGCATCGTATTGATTTAAAG GTATACCCAAGAGACATATATGCTTTCGGACTTGTAGCTTGGACCGGAAATGATGTATTAAATAGGAG GTTGAGGCTGCAAGCAGAATCTAAAGGATTCAGGCTTGATGATACAGGGTTGTTTCCTGCTATTCAGGGTTCTGGTGGCAAACGG GGCACAAAAGGTACTGCAAATATGAAACTGTATACAGAAAGGGAGGTGTTTGATTTCCTTGGTTTTCCTTGGCTTGAACCACATGAAAGAAATCTCTAA
- the LOC131651256 gene encoding DNA polymerase lambda isoform X1 produces the protein MAAKTKAATKQQCDPLGMFEGMIVFFVAKGVQSRRLQIWKQRMMQMGAVIEERFSKRVTHLFAVDSQTLLHELDSHRLLRFKGRVLQYQWLEESLKSGEKLSEDLYVLNLDPQGEGINEHDKSLDSKSTDGSISSEPQQLQNKKIKVSSDDTEVVNLYSNRDKKENAPLSSTSTTNSHGENESLNNTERRSQHLDAENENEASSLPYCPPDLNKNITEIFGKLVNIYRALGEDRRSFSYYKAISVIEKLSFKIESADQIKNLPSIGKSMKEHIQEIITTGKLSKLEHFETDEKVQTISLFGEVWGVGPATALKLYDKGYRTLDDLRNDDSLTNAQKLGLKYFDDIRQRIPRHEVQEMERILQKVGEDILPGAIIICGGSYRRGKATCGDIDIIITHPDGTSHKGFLLKFVKRLKDMNFLREDLIFSTHSEKGDDSGVDTYFGFCTYPGRELRHRIDLKVYPRDIYAFGLVAWTGNDVLNRRLRLQAESKGFRLDDTGLFPAIQGSGGKRGTKGTANMKLYTEREVFDFLGFPWLEPHERNL, from the exons ATGGCGGCAAAGACAAAAGCTGCAACGAAACAACAATGTGATCCTCTCGGAATGTTTGAAGGAATGATTGTCTTCTTTGTAGCCAAAGGAGTTCAATCTCGGAGATTACAG ATTTGGAAGCAGAGGATGATGCAAATGGGGGCTGTGATAGAAGAGCGCTTCTCAAAACGTGTTACTCATCTTTTCGCCGTCGACTCACAAACCCTTCTACATGAACTCGATAGCCACCGCTTGTTACGTTTTAAAGGG AGAGTTCTCCAATATCAATGGCTGGAGGAAAGTTTGAAGTCAGGGGAGAAATTATCTGAGGATCTGTATGTACTGAATTTGGATCCTCAAGGGGAAGGTATCAATGAACATGACAAGTCTTTGGATTCCAAGTCAACTGATGGGAGCATTTCTAGCGAACCTCAACAATTACAAAATAAGAAGATCAAAGTATCTTCTGATGATACCGAAGTCGTAAACCTTTATAGTAACAGAGATAAAAAAGAAAATGCACCACTTTCATCAACAAGCACGACAAACAGTCACGGTGAAAATGAGAGTTTAAATAACACTGAGAGAAGATCACAACACCTTGATGCTGAAAATGAAAATGAGGCA TCGTCCTTGCCGTACTGTCCACCTGATCTAAACAAGAACATCACAGAGATATTTGGGAAACTTGTGAATATATATAGAG CATTGGGGGAGGACCGGAGATCGTTTAGCTATTACAAAGCTATTTCGGTGATTGAGAAGTTGTCATTTAAAATTGAAAGTGCAGATCAGATAAAAAACCTCCCGTCAATTGGAAAATCAATGAAGGAACAT ATTCAGGAGATAATCACTACTGGGAAGTTATCGAAATTGGAACACTTTGAAACTGATGAAAAG GTGCAAACAATATCTTTATTTGGAGAAGTTTGGGGTGTAGGCCCAGCCACAGCTCTGAAATTGTATGACAAAGGGTACCGTACATTAGATGATCTTAGGAATGATGATTCACTTACAAATGCACAGAAGTTAGGATTGAAATACTTTGATGATATCAGGCAACGGATTCCACGCCATGAG GTTCAAGAGATGGAACGCATTTTGCAGAAAGTTGGGGAGGATATTTTACCTGGG GCTATCATTATTTGTGGAGGATCATATCGACGCGGGAAAGCTACCTGTGGGGACATTGATATCATTATAACACATCCTGATGGAACAAG TCACAAAGGATTTTTGCTCAAGTTTGTCAAGCGTTTAAAGGATATGAATTTCCTGAGGGAAGATTTAATTTTTAGTACTCATAGTGAAAAG GGCGATGATTCTGGTGTTGACACATACTTTGGTTTTTGCACTTATCCTGGACGGGAGTTGCGGCATCGTATTGATTTAAAG GTATACCCAAGAGACATATATGCTTTCGGACTTGTAGCTTGGACCGGAAATGATGTATTAAATAGGAG GTTGAGGCTGCAAGCAGAATCTAAAGGATTCAGGCTTGATGATACAGGGTTGTTTCCTGCTATTCAGGGTTCTGGTGGCAAACGG GGCACAAAAGGTACTGCAAATATGAAACTGTATACAGAAAGGGAGGTGTTTGATTTCCTTGGTTTTCCTTGGCTTGAACCACATGAAAGAAATCTCTAA